One genomic region from uncultured Subdoligranulum sp. encodes:
- a CDS encoding alpha/beta hydrolase, with amino-acid sequence MQKAKIVTQEWDKTFPESKQVDHKKVIFHNRYGIELAGDLYTPKNAKGKRLAAIAVCGPFGAVKEQASGLYAQTMAERGFLTLAFDPSFTGESGGDIRYMASPDINTEDFQAAVDYLSALEEVDPDKIGIIGICGWGGMALNTAALDTRVKATVTSTMYDMARINANGYFDGEDSADARYAKRQALNAQRTEDYRAGTYALGGGVVDPLPEDAPFFVKDYYDYYKTPRGYHVRPLNSNGGWNVIGCMSFMNQPILRYTNEIRSAVLMIHGEKAHSCYFTRDAYADMMRGNPYTDNKHLMLIPGAVHTDLYDRTDVIPFDAITEFFRRELD; translated from the coding sequence ATGCAAAAAGCAAAGATTGTAACGCAGGAATGGGACAAAACGTTCCCTGAGAGCAAGCAAGTGGATCATAAGAAAGTAATTTTTCATAATCGATACGGCATCGAACTGGCGGGAGATTTGTATACCCCGAAAAACGCTAAAGGAAAACGGCTGGCGGCTATCGCTGTCTGCGGCCCCTTTGGCGCGGTAAAGGAGCAGGCATCCGGACTGTATGCCCAGACCATGGCGGAACGCGGGTTTCTGACACTGGCCTTTGATCCGTCCTTTACAGGAGAAAGCGGCGGAGATATCCGGTATATGGCTTCCCCTGATATCAACACAGAGGATTTTCAGGCTGCCGTGGATTATCTCTCCGCGCTGGAGGAAGTGGACCCGGACAAGATCGGCATCATCGGGATCTGCGGCTGGGGCGGCATGGCGTTGAACACGGCTGCACTCGATACCCGCGTCAAAGCAACGGTCACGTCCACCATGTATGATATGGCGCGCATCAACGCCAACGGGTATTTTGACGGCGAAGATTCTGCCGATGCCCGCTATGCCAAGCGGCAGGCACTGAATGCACAGCGAACCGAAGACTATCGCGCAGGCACGTATGCGCTGGGCGGCGGTGTGGTGGATCCTCTGCCGGAAGATGCCCCCTTCTTTGTGAAGGACTATTATGATTACTACAAGACCCCGCGCGGGTATCATGTCCGTCCGCTGAATTCCAACGGCGGATGGAATGTGATTGGGTGCATGTCCTTTATGAACCAGCCGATCCTGCGCTACACCAACGAGATCCGCAGCGCTGTACTGATGATTCATGGCGAAAAAGCCCACTCCTGCTATTTTACCAGGGACGCCTACGCGGATATGATGCGGGGAAACCCCTATACCGATAACAAACACCTGATGCTGATTCCCGGCGCGGTTCACACAGATCTCTATGATCGTACGGATGTGATCCCGTTTGATGCCATCACGGAATTTTTCCGCAGGGAACTGGACTAA
- a CDS encoding LysR family transcriptional regulator, which produces MEIRVLRYFLAVAREESITAAANFLHLTQPTLSRQIHDLEEELGQKLLIRKSHRIALTPEGMLLRKRAEEILSMVDKTESEFHSLETTISGDVYIGSGETQAVRQIAGIIHRLQRDYPAIHYHMHSGNAQDITDRLDNGLLDFGLLIQPADITKYDSLVLPAKDVWGVIMRKDSPLAAKPFVQKEDLRTVPLLCSRQAILSQRHGNAFASWFGSEFEKLNIVCTYNLIYNAAIMVEEGIGYAVTLDNLANTSANSALCFRPLSPKLESGLNMVWKKYQVFSPAAEIFLQRLQEAFAT; this is translated from the coding sequence ATGGAGATTCGCGTTTTGCGCTACTTTCTGGCTGTGGCGCGGGAAGAAAGTATCACCGCCGCCGCAAATTTTTTGCACCTTACACAGCCGACCCTCTCAAGGCAAATCCACGACCTGGAAGAGGAGCTGGGGCAAAAGCTTCTGATCCGGAAAAGTCATCGTATCGCTTTGACGCCGGAGGGGATGCTTCTTCGCAAGCGTGCCGAAGAAATTCTTTCCATGGTGGACAAAACGGAGTCCGAGTTCCACTCCCTGGAAACCACCATCAGCGGAGATGTATATATCGGAAGCGGTGAGACGCAGGCAGTCCGCCAGATTGCAGGGATCATCCACCGCCTTCAGCGGGATTACCCGGCCATCCATTACCACATGCACAGTGGCAATGCACAGGATATCACAGATCGTCTAGACAATGGTCTGCTGGACTTCGGATTGCTCATCCAGCCTGCCGACATCACCAAATACGACTCCCTTGTGCTGCCTGCCAAGGACGTATGGGGCGTCATTATGCGCAAAGACAGTCCTCTGGCTGCAAAGCCTTTTGTGCAGAAGGAAGACCTGCGCACGGTACCATTGCTATGCTCCCGCCAGGCGATTCTTTCCCAACGGCACGGCAACGCCTTTGCCTCCTGGTTTGGCTCCGAGTTCGAAAAGTTGAACATCGTTTGTACCTACAATCTGATTTATAATGCCGCCATTATGGTGGAGGAAGGCATCGGATATGCGGTCACCCTGGACAATCTCGCCAACACTTCCGCCAACAGCGCCCTGTGCTTTCGCCCGCTCTCTCCGAAGCTGGAGTCGGGTCTGAATATGGTCTGGAAGAAATATCAGGTGTTTTCTCCCGCAGCGGAGATTTTTTTGCAGCGCCTTCAGGAGGCCTTTGCCACCTGA
- the yaaA gene encoding peroxide stress protein YaaA has translation MKIIISPAKKMKVDCDSLPWQDLPDFLDKTEQLYRGLRALSYAEIKRVWKCNDQLAQLNVERLQKMDLRRNLTPAILSYEGIQYRYMAPGVFSENELAYVQQHLRILSGFYGLLRPFDGVTPYRLEMQAKLPVAGAKDVYAFWGDCLAKSLFAQTDCIVNLASKEYSVCISRYLPDSVRFVSCIFGEKKADKIVEKATLCKMARGEMVRYMAEHQVKRPEELQGFDRMHFAFSPERSDESTYVFVREDPTIR, from the coding sequence ATGAAAATCATCATTTCACCGGCAAAAAAGATGAAGGTGGATTGTGACAGTCTTCCCTGGCAGGATCTTCCGGATTTTCTGGACAAAACCGAGCAACTGTACCGGGGGCTGCGCGCCCTGTCCTACGCTGAAATCAAGCGCGTGTGGAAGTGCAATGATCAGTTGGCGCAACTCAATGTGGAACGTTTGCAAAAGATGGACCTGCGCAGGAATCTTACCCCGGCCATCCTCAGTTACGAGGGAATCCAGTATCGCTATATGGCTCCGGGCGTTTTCAGCGAAAACGAACTGGCGTACGTACAGCAGCATCTGCGTATTCTTTCCGGCTTTTATGGATTGTTGCGCCCCTTTGACGGAGTTACGCCCTATCGCCTGGAGATGCAGGCAAAACTGCCGGTGGCCGGAGCTAAAGATGTCTACGCATTTTGGGGAGACTGTCTGGCAAAATCCCTGTTTGCACAGACAGACTGCATTGTGAATCTGGCTTCCAAGGAATACAGCGTCTGTATTTCCCGCTATTTGCCCGATTCTGTTCGTTTTGTAAGCTGTATCTTCGGAGAGAAAAAGGCAGACAAAATCGTGGAGAAGGCCACGCTGTGCAAGATGGCCCGCGGGGAGATGGTGCGCTATATGGCAGAACATCAGGTGAAAAGGCCGGAAGAACTCCAAGGCTTTGATCGGATGCACTTTGCTTTTTCACCGGAACGATCCGACGAATCCACCTATGTCTTTGTGAGGGAGGATCCAACAATACGGTAA
- the bcp gene encoding thioredoxin-dependent thiol peroxidase, which produces MLEVGTKAPDFTLPDQNGKEVSLSDFRGKRVVLYFYPRDNTPGCTRQACAFAQNFDGFRRQDVVVIGISKDSVASHLKFAQKYDLPFILLSDPERQAIESYGVWQEKKLYGKVSMGVVRSTYIIDPQGNIEKAMPKVKPDTNAAEILDYLAAVQ; this is translated from the coding sequence ATGCTGGAAGTTGGCACCAAAGCACCGGACTTCACTTTGCCGGATCAGAATGGCAAAGAGGTAAGTCTTTCTGATTTCAGAGGAAAACGCGTGGTCTTGTATTTTTATCCCCGCGACAATACGCCGGGATGTACACGGCAGGCGTGCGCCTTCGCCCAGAATTTTGACGGGTTCCGCCGCCAGGATGTGGTTGTGATTGGCATCAGCAAGGATTCCGTGGCGTCGCACCTGAAGTTTGCACAAAAATATGATTTGCCCTTTATTCTGCTCTCGGATCCGGAACGGCAGGCAATCGAATCCTATGGCGTATGGCAGGAGAAAAAACTGTACGGCAAAGTGAGCATGGGCGTGGTTCGTTCCACCTATATCATCGATCCCCAGGGGAACATCGAAAAAGCCATGCCCAAGGTGAAGCCGGACACCAACGCGGCCGAGATCCTGGATTATCTTGCCGCGGTACAATAA
- a CDS encoding TraX family protein: protein MTQFFLKLLALLLMTADHIGFVFGPQGWGVLPADSAGLRTLGRASFPLFAFCLAQGWHKTHDRTRYFGNLAAGAAAAQIPFTMAFSASNFIPATEKASVFWIELPCLFFAMVAVGIYWRFVTHRHLRRDLLLVAVTALIPGVRWQVRGFWILGEHTNVFYTFLVAFFCLYVLSCRERWKRADRLLLFCAAPILLMGYGLPADYGTGLMGVVLIVGFAFLSDKVQQALFLALWSVVFYGILAGNFVNALFCAAACIPILLYDQQGKGRIRAKKLFYWYYPAHLFVLGMINEMIWCQNRV, encoded by the coding sequence GTGACGCAATTTTTCCTTAAACTCCTCGCGCTTCTGCTGATGACGGCTGATCATATCGGCTTCGTTTTTGGCCCGCAGGGCTGGGGCGTGTTGCCCGCGGATTCAGCTGGTTTGCGCACATTAGGCCGGGCATCCTTTCCTCTTTTTGCGTTTTGTCTGGCACAGGGGTGGCATAAAACCCATGATCGGACCCGTTATTTTGGTAATCTTGCTGCGGGGGCGGCAGCAGCACAGATCCCGTTTACCATGGCATTCAGTGCGTCAAATTTTATTCCCGCAACTGAAAAAGCCTCTGTGTTTTGGATCGAGTTGCCCTGTTTGTTTTTCGCGATGGTTGCAGTGGGCATCTATTGGCGTTTTGTGACACACAGGCATTTGCGGCGCGATCTCCTTCTGGTAGCCGTTACAGCGCTGATTCCCGGTGTTCGGTGGCAGGTACGGGGCTTCTGGATTCTGGGGGAACATACAAACGTTTTTTATACGTTTCTTGTGGCATTCTTTTGCCTTTATGTCCTTTCCTGCCGGGAAAGGTGGAAGCGAGCGGATAGACTTCTTTTGTTTTGCGCTGCGCCGATTCTTCTGATGGGCTATGGGCTTCCCGCAGATTACGGCACGGGACTGATGGGCGTCGTACTGATTGTCGGATTTGCGTTTCTTTCTGACAAAGTACAGCAGGCGTTATTCCTCGCGTTGTGGAGTGTCGTATTCTATGGCATTCTGGCCGGGAATTTCGTGAATGCACTGTTTTGCGCAGCAGCCTGTATTCCGATTTTGCTGTATGACCAACAGGGCAAAGGACGCATCCGAGCCAAAAAACTTTTTTACTGGTATTATCCCGCGCACCTGTTTGTACTGGGCATGATCAATGAAATGATATGGTGCCAGAACCGTGTCTGA
- a CDS encoding patatin family protein → MKHYTGLVVEGGGMKCAYNAGILDAFLENGISFDYCIGVSAGSGNLASYLAGQSGRNLRFFTKHIHSPHYFGWRSFLKTGDLFGLQYIYGTLTRSDGEDPLDYAAIMKNPTRYEAVVTNALTGQAEYFGKEMLHQDDYRLLMASSAIPAVCRPVLLQGIPYYDGGLSDAIPVKRALSQGCDRLVVILSKNRDYRRKPQKFRFLYSRFCRKYPKVVQAIDHRHESYNQNLQEVRALEQEGRAFVFAPSAPVRMSTYSMEEQSALELYRLGKCDFAAARQTMKEFLEI, encoded by the coding sequence ATGAAGCATTACACAGGTCTGGTGGTGGAAGGCGGCGGGATGAAGTGCGCCTACAACGCGGGGATTTTGGACGCCTTCCTGGAAAATGGCATTTCGTTTGACTATTGCATTGGTGTTTCTGCAGGATCCGGAAATCTGGCGTCTTATCTGGCGGGACAATCGGGACGCAATCTGCGCTTTTTTACCAAGCACATTCATTCGCCGCACTACTTTGGCTGGCGCAGTTTTCTAAAAACGGGGGATCTTTTTGGCCTGCAGTATATTTACGGCACTTTAACGCGCTCCGATGGTGAGGACCCTCTTGATTATGCCGCAATCATGAAGAATCCCACCCGATACGAGGCGGTAGTCACCAATGCGCTCACCGGGCAGGCGGAATATTTCGGAAAAGAAATGCTGCATCAGGATGACTACAGGCTTCTGATGGCTTCCAGTGCGATTCCGGCGGTTTGCCGCCCGGTGCTTCTGCAAGGGATTCCCTACTATGATGGCGGGCTTTCCGACGCGATTCCGGTAAAACGTGCATTGTCTCAGGGCTGTGACCGGCTGGTGGTGATTCTGTCCAAAAACCGGGATTATCGGCGCAAACCGCAAAAGTTCCGTTTTTTGTACAGTCGGTTCTGCCGCAAATATCCGAAGGTCGTGCAGGCCATCGATCATCGACATGAATCCTATAACCAAAATTTGCAGGAAGTCAGAGCACTGGAACAGGAGGGACGGGCTTTTGTATTTGCACCATCTGCGCCCGTCCGAATGAGTACCTATTCCATGGAGGAGCAATCCGCATTGGAGCTCTACCGCCTGGGAAAGTGCGATTTTGCGGCCGCCAGGCAGACAATGAAAGAATTCCTGGAAATCTAG
- a CDS encoding NADH:flavin oxidoreductase — MSRLFEPITIHGLTLKKRLVMPPMATAKADEAGGITDAVCAYYQERARYSKIGLIITEHSYVNQQGKAHPGQTSMAEDAAIPGWRRLTDCVHQEGVKIFAQLSHAGTAASSQVTGQTPVGPSALCHPKQQKELPAEMTVRQIQETAQAFGEAARWAREAGFDGVEIHAAHGYLLNQFYSPLANHRTDAYGSQSVENRTRFHREVLQAVRQAAGEDFPVAVRLGGLRLPGGGQHPGRFHCGLPDSGGKRGRPAPPHRRHEWICPSGPSGAGVFPGYVPGRKAGGGDPGSSDWRGHHPGPGGRAPGGGLCRSDRCRPGYLSEPPLGGLISITRHSDQTRAVKVSWKAVGFVPAAFCVFAREKVCNCAHMAWTFR, encoded by the coding sequence ATGTCGCGTTTGTTTGAACCTATTACCATCCATGGGCTGACCTTGAAAAAACGCCTGGTGATGCCGCCCATGGCCACCGCCAAAGCCGATGAAGCCGGCGGCATCACCGACGCGGTCTGCGCCTATTACCAGGAGCGTGCCCGGTACAGCAAGATCGGCCTCATCATCACTGAACACAGCTATGTCAACCAGCAGGGCAAAGCCCATCCCGGCCAGACCTCCATGGCAGAGGATGCAGCCATCCCCGGTTGGCGGCGTTTGACCGACTGCGTGCACCAGGAAGGGGTGAAAATCTTTGCCCAGCTGAGCCATGCCGGCACCGCTGCCTCTTCCCAGGTAACGGGGCAGACGCCGGTTGGCCCCAGTGCCCTCTGTCACCCCAAGCAGCAGAAAGAACTGCCTGCAGAAATGACGGTCCGGCAGATCCAGGAGACGGCTCAGGCATTTGGCGAGGCCGCCCGGTGGGCCAGAGAGGCGGGCTTCGATGGGGTAGAAATCCACGCGGCCCACGGCTATCTGCTGAATCAGTTCTATTCGCCCCTGGCAAATCACCGGACCGACGCCTATGGCTCCCAGTCGGTGGAAAACCGGACCCGGTTCCATCGGGAGGTACTGCAGGCGGTGCGCCAGGCGGCAGGGGAGGATTTCCCTGTGGCGGTCCGGCTGGGGGGGCTGCGATTACCAGGAGGGGGGCAGCACCCTGGAAGATTCCACTGCGGCCTGCCGGATTCTGGCGGAAAGCGGGGCAGACCTGCTCCACCTCACCGGCGGCATGAATGGATTTGTCCGTCCGGGCCATCAGGAGCCGGGGTATTTCCAGGATATGTCCCGGGCCGCAAAGCAGGCGGTGGAGATCCCGGTTCTTCTGACTGGCGGGGGCACCACCCCGGCCCAGGCGGAAGAGCTCCTGGAGGAGGGCTGTGCCGATCTGATCGGTGTAGGCCGGGCTATCTATCGGAACCCCCATTGGGCGGACTGATCTCCATAACTCGCCACTCGGACCAAACAAGGGCTGTCAAGGTCAGCTGGAAAGCCGTGGGATTCGTTCCCGCGGCTTTTTGTGTATTTGCCAGGGAAAAAGTTTGCAATTGCGCACATATGGCCTGGACGTTCCGATGA
- a CDS encoding MATE family efflux transporter — protein MPITVIALALGLMIGDGATAFFSLCLGQKELKNAAQGVGNALTLTVIVSVVLTVVSFVWLRPLCILFGATETIMPHALEYGSIIVLGFPFYMFSMGFNSVVRADGSPVYAMMATLSGAILNTILDPLFIFVFGMGVTGAAIATVLGQIISTILTVVYLRRFKSIHLTRECLIPRFKLCLKLYSLGVSSFFLQLAATIVIAVMNNVLVKYGAASKYGAEIPMTTLGITMKINQIITGIVIGIAVGSQPIIGYNYGAGKMDRARKTYFLAVGCATVVMALGTAVFQLFPEAIISIFGSESALYQEFAVKSLKIFLLLIALNGFQLCTGVLFQAIGKPVQATLVSLSRQALFLLPALVILPQFLGVEGALWAGPVGDACAFVLALTLDFLELRKTNSQSARS, from the coding sequence TTGCCCATCACCGTCATTGCACTAGCGCTGGGGCTGATGATTGGTGACGGCGCCACCGCCTTTTTCAGTCTCTGCCTGGGGCAGAAGGAGCTGAAAAACGCGGCCCAGGGGGTGGGCAATGCCCTCACACTGACTGTCATCGTGAGCGTGGTGCTTACCGTAGTCTCTTTTGTGTGGCTGCGGCCCCTATGCATCCTCTTCGGCGCCACCGAAACCATCATGCCCCATGCGCTAGAATATGGCTCCATCATTGTGCTGGGCTTCCCCTTTTATATGTTCAGCATGGGGTTCAACTCGGTGGTGCGGGCGGATGGCAGTCCGGTCTATGCCATGATGGCAACCCTCAGCGGCGCCATTTTGAACACCATTCTGGACCCCCTCTTTATCTTTGTGTTTGGGATGGGGGTGACCGGTGCGGCCATCGCAACGGTGCTGGGCCAGATTATATCCACCATTCTGACGGTGGTCTATCTGCGGCGCTTCAAGTCCATCCACCTCACCCGGGAATGCCTGATTCCTCGTTTCAAGCTCTGCCTGAAACTGTACAGCCTGGGGGTGTCCAGTTTCTTTCTGCAGCTGGCAGCCACCATCGTCATTGCTGTGATGAACAATGTGCTGGTGAAGTACGGCGCCGCCTCCAAATATGGCGCAGAGATCCCCATGACCACCCTGGGCATTACCATGAAGATCAACCAGATCATCACCGGCATTGTGATCGGCATCGCCGTGGGCTCCCAGCCCATCATCGGCTACAACTACGGCGCAGGGAAGATGGACCGGGCCAGAAAAACCTATTTCCTGGCGGTGGGCTGTGCCACCGTGGTGATGGCCCTGGGCACGGCGGTGTTCCAGCTGTTCCCGGAGGCCATCATCAGCATCTTCGGCTCCGAGTCTGCACTGTACCAGGAGTTTGCGGTGAAGAGCCTGAAAATCTTCCTGCTCCTCATCGCCCTGAACGGCTTCCAACTGTGCACCGGCGTCCTTTTCCAGGCCATCGGCAAGCCGGTGCAGGCCACCCTGGTATCTTTGTCCCGTCAGGCCTTGTTTTTGCTGCCGGCTCTGGTGATCCTGCCCCAGTTTCTGGGAGTGGAGGGCGCCCTGTGGGCCGGCCCAGTGGGGGATGCCTGTGCTTTTGTGCTGGCTTTGACCCTCGATTTCCTGGAACTGCGGAAAACAAATTCCCAGTCGGCCCGTTCGTAA
- a CDS encoding F0F1 ATP synthase subunit epsilon, protein MATFPLKIITPDGIAFDGQVKSLSCRTICGQIELLARHIDYCTAVGMGESRIIAEDGSVRRAACMGGMLSMIGGECRLLATTFEWSDAIDLERVERSKARAEAILAQKGIDKHEIELAEARMKRALVRGSVAGR, encoded by the coding sequence ATGGCAACTTTCCCGCTGAAAATTATTACGCCGGACGGAATTGCTTTTGATGGCCAGGTGAAATCCTTGTCCTGCCGGACCATTTGCGGGCAGATTGAACTGCTTGCCCGTCACATCGATTACTGTACGGCGGTCGGCATGGGGGAATCCCGTATTATCGCAGAGGACGGATCCGTGCGCCGCGCCGCCTGCATGGGTGGTATGCTCAGTATGATCGGCGGAGAATGCCGTTTGCTTGCAACGACCTTTGAATGGTCTGATGCCATCGATCTGGAACGCGTGGAGCGCAGCAAGGCCCGTGCAGAAGCAATTCTGGCACAGAAGGGGATCGATAAGCATGAGATTGAACTTGCAGAAGCGCGTATGAAACGGGCTCTTGTTCGTGGCAGTGTGGCCGGGCGTTGA